In Halobacillus amylolyticus, the following proteins share a genomic window:
- a CDS encoding FAD-binding oxidoreductase, translated as MNLTESNLYEELRGFLQDHQVTKNETQIEQHSHDESYHKASSPNLVVFPESADEVSAVVKVANAYNTPIVPYGLGTSLEGHVIPYQHGITIDFSQMSKVLEIKEKDFLVKVQPGVTRSQLNKELKKYGLFFSVDPGADATLGGMAATNASGTTSVRYGVMRDQVRDLEVVLADGEVIHTGNMAQKSSSGYNLNSLFVGSEGTLGCITELTLRVYGNPEHVVAARASFRSVDDAVEAVVSILQAGVPIARVELVDEPSMKQANLFSETNYKEQPTLFLEFHGNEAGLNHDVEFTKEIVKDHHCEGIDFEDDNAARNRLWEARHNLAYAYVHGNPGKKLMVTDVCVPISELAGAIKHAREQVNELELNGGILGHVGDGNYHILLMLDMDNPEEVKKAEELNEKIVEYALQRGGTCTGEHGVGVGKMKYQQKEHGQALQVMEKIKLALDQKEILNPYKLVHQKRSSL; from the coding sequence ATGAACCTAACAGAGAGCAACTTATACGAAGAATTAAGAGGATTTTTGCAAGACCATCAGGTAACGAAAAATGAAACTCAAATTGAACAACACAGTCATGATGAATCCTATCATAAAGCTAGTTCACCTAACTTGGTCGTTTTTCCAGAGAGTGCAGACGAGGTGAGCGCTGTTGTTAAAGTTGCAAACGCGTATAATACACCAATCGTTCCTTATGGACTTGGAACCAGTTTAGAGGGGCATGTGATTCCATATCAACATGGGATTACGATAGATTTTTCACAGATGAGTAAGGTGTTAGAGATCAAGGAAAAGGATTTTCTAGTCAAAGTTCAGCCAGGTGTCACGCGATCACAGTTGAACAAGGAACTCAAAAAATATGGACTTTTCTTCTCGGTTGATCCAGGTGCAGATGCTACGCTCGGCGGTATGGCTGCTACCAACGCTAGTGGTACGACGTCCGTAAGATACGGTGTCATGCGTGATCAAGTACGTGATTTGGAGGTCGTTCTTGCGGATGGGGAAGTGATCCATACAGGTAACATGGCACAAAAATCGTCATCAGGCTACAACTTAAATAGTCTCTTTGTGGGGTCAGAGGGGACGTTAGGCTGTATTACAGAATTAACGTTAAGGGTTTATGGTAATCCTGAGCATGTTGTTGCTGCTAGAGCATCATTTCGAAGCGTGGATGATGCAGTTGAAGCGGTTGTATCGATTTTGCAGGCAGGTGTTCCGATTGCCCGGGTGGAGCTTGTCGATGAGCCTTCAATGAAGCAAGCTAATCTGTTTAGTGAAACAAATTACAAAGAACAACCTACTTTATTTTTAGAATTCCACGGTAATGAAGCAGGACTGAACCATGACGTAGAATTCACAAAAGAAATTGTAAAAGATCACCACTGTGAGGGCATTGATTTCGAGGATGATAATGCAGCGAGAAACCGCTTATGGGAAGCGAGACACAATCTTGCGTATGCTTATGTCCATGGAAATCCAGGTAAAAAGTTGATGGTTACAGATGTCTGTGTTCCTATTTCCGAATTGGCTGGTGCGATCAAACATGCCAGGGAACAGGTGAATGAATTAGAGCTTAATGGAGGGATTCTTGGCCATGTAGGTGATGGAAACTATCACATTCTGCTTATGTTAGATATGGATAACCCTGAGGAAGTGAAAAAAGCGGAAGAATTGAATGAGAAAATTGTTGAATATGCTTTACAACGTGGCGGCACCTGTACAGGTGAGCATGGAGTAGGTGTAGGGAAAATGAAATATCAACAAAAAGAACATGGTCAAGCGTTACAAGTGATGGAGAAAATCAAACTAGCCTTAGACCAAAAAGAGATTCTTAATCCTTACAAGCTTGTCCATCAAAAAAGGAGCAGCTTATGA
- a CDS encoding nucleotidyltransferase domain-containing protein, protein MNQRPHPIESAKQFIKKQFPNCTGALLSGSVVRGEETATSDLDIVIFDEGYKSSYRESLVDQGWPIEVFVHNLSSYKEFFKSDVDRGRPSLPRMVAEGIIVKEHPFIFAVKKEAEQLLAKGPEEWSKKTIEVKRYFLTDTLDDFLGSSKREEDLFVASVLAELLIEFYLRTNQQWTGQSKWTIRALRQYDEKFADRIVEAFDTFYKVGDKKQVIAIADSVLEKYGGRLFAGFSVGKAKAL, encoded by the coding sequence ATGAACCAACGACCACATCCGATAGAATCGGCGAAACAGTTTATTAAGAAACAATTCCCTAACTGCACAGGAGCATTACTTTCCGGGAGTGTTGTGCGCGGAGAAGAAACGGCAACATCGGATTTAGACATCGTTATTTTTGACGAAGGATACAAGAGTTCATATCGAGAATCACTTGTCGACCAAGGATGGCCGATCGAAGTGTTTGTTCATAATCTGAGTTCCTATAAGGAATTTTTTAAGAGTGATGTAGATCGTGGCAGACCATCTTTGCCCAGGATGGTGGCAGAAGGGATCATAGTAAAAGAGCATCCCTTTATTTTTGCTGTTAAAAAAGAAGCGGAGCAGCTTTTGGCGAAAGGCCCTGAAGAATGGTCTAAGAAAACAATTGAGGTAAAGCGTTACTTCTTAACAGATACCTTAGACGACTTCTTAGGAAGCTCTAAACGAGAAGAGGATCTATTTGTTGCCTCAGTGCTAGCAGAATTACTTATTGAATTCTACTTAAGAACAAATCAACAATGGACTGGGCAGTCAAAATGGACGATACGCGCGTTGAGGCAATACGATGAAAAGTTCGCTGACCGAATAGTAGAAGCCTTCGACACTTTTTATAAAGTGGGCGATAAAAAGCAAGTGATAGCTATTGCAGACAGCGTGCTAGAAAAATATGGGGGGCGTTTGTTTGCAGGATTTTCCGTGGGAAAAGCTAAGGCTCTCTGA
- a CDS encoding YnfA family protein, giving the protein MFMVFMLFLLAGLAEIGGGYLIWLWLRDGKPFYWGIVGGFSLVMYGVIATFQTFPSFGRVYAAYGGVFIILSVLWGWLIDKKTPDTYDWVGAVICLIGVSVMLWAPRN; this is encoded by the coding sequence ATGTTCATGGTGTTTATGCTGTTTCTTTTAGCCGGACTCGCTGAAATTGGCGGTGGCTATCTCATTTGGCTTTGGCTTAGGGATGGTAAACCTTTTTATTGGGGGATAGTTGGCGGATTTTCTCTAGTTATGTATGGGGTGATCGCAACGTTTCAAACCTTTCCTTCGTTTGGAAGGGTGTACGCAGCCTATGGAGGAGTTTTTATTATATTATCCGTCCTTTGGGGATGGCTAATTGATAAGAAAACCCCAGATACATATGATTGGGTTGGCGCGGTAATATGTTTAATAGGAGTGTCTGTGATGTTATGGGCACCCCGTAACTAG
- a CDS encoding class I SAM-dependent methyltransferase, translated as MNSFNWHQEAEKQWDGRAEFWNANSKNMWDEGSRKTIIPFLQKHVQIGSKVADLGCGDGYGSYKLGKAGYTVTGLDLSEDMIKRANSRLEQDNLQFVQGDLVNLPFEKESFDGIMAVNSLEWTEVPYKGLEEMKRVLKPGGKLCIGVLGPTAKPRMNSYRRVYGEKVICNTMMPWELEQMAGETGWKLTDGHGVYKREVEKKDLSGLPVELRQALTFMWVFIFEKE; from the coding sequence ATGAATTCATTCAATTGGCATCAGGAGGCAGAAAAACAATGGGACGGACGAGCAGAATTCTGGAATGCCAACAGCAAGAATATGTGGGATGAGGGCAGTCGAAAAACGATCATTCCTTTTTTGCAGAAACATGTACAAATTGGGAGTAAAGTAGCTGACCTCGGATGTGGCGACGGATACGGGTCTTACAAGCTTGGAAAGGCAGGATATACCGTGACAGGGCTCGACCTTTCTGAGGATATGATAAAACGGGCTAATTCCCGGCTTGAGCAAGATAACTTGCAGTTCGTTCAAGGGGATCTCGTTAATCTCCCTTTTGAAAAAGAGAGCTTTGATGGAATTATGGCCGTGAATAGTCTGGAATGGACAGAAGTACCTTACAAGGGACTTGAGGAAATGAAACGCGTACTTAAACCAGGTGGGAAGCTATGCATCGGGGTGTTAGGTCCAACTGCGAAGCCTAGAATGAACAGTTATCGTCGCGTTTATGGAGAAAAAGTAATCTGCAACACAATGATGCCGTGGGAGCTTGAGCAAATGGCTGGGGAAACAGGCTGGAAACTTACAGACGGACATGGCGTTTATAAACGTGAGGTGGAGAAGAAGGACTTGTCTGGTTTACCCGTTGAACTTCGACAAGCGTTAACGTTTATGTGGGTCTTTATTTTTGAAAAGGAGTAA